In Nymphaea colorata isolate Beijing-Zhang1983 chromosome 13, ASM883128v2, whole genome shotgun sequence, one DNA window encodes the following:
- the LOC116266962 gene encoding metal transporter Nramp5-like, translated as MAAHDGSKEVAVRDTPMVGSNRVSSLDVEQNQLSASHHVKLEEFQEKMKEPPAWRKFLTYVGPGFLVSLAYLDPANLETDLQAGASYQYELLWVVLIGLIFALLIQSLAANLGVTTGKHLAEHCRDEYPRFVNHCLWLLAEVAVIAADIPEVIGTAFALNILFHLPVWVGVLLTGSSTLLLLGLQRYGVRKLEMLIAMMVFAMAACYFGELAYVKPKAGDVIRGLFIPRLKGSGATGAAIALLGALVMPHNLFLHSALVLSRKVPKSVNGINSACRYFLLESGFALFVALLINIAVVSVTGRICSSDNLSGGDSEACSNLTLNSASFLLKNVLGKSSSTIYAIALLASGQSSAITGTYAGQFVMQGFLNLKMKRWARNLMTRTIAITPSLVVSIIGGSAGAGKLIIIASMILSFELPFVLIPLLKFSSSETKMGPYKNSIYVIIISWLLGLMVIGINVYYLTTGFVGWMVHSTLPKAATICISVLVFPLMAVYLLAVLYLTFRKDRAVTFLDVTKNGIPDHCQLEKGLAVDNNRTDVAETDEVPYREDLADIPLSR; from the exons atggctgCTCATGATGGCAGTAAAGAGGTCGCAGTGAGAGACACTCCCATGGTTGGGAGCAACCGTGTGTCTTCTTTGGATGTTGAGCAGAACCAACTTTCTGCTTCCCACCATGTTAAGCTTGAAGAATTTCAGGAGaag ATGAAGGAGCCACCCGCATGGAGGAAGTTCTTGACATACGTAGGACCTGGGTTTCTTGTGTCATTGGCCTATCTTGATCCGGCAAACT TGGAAACTGATCTGCAAGCAGGGGCTAGTTACCAATATGAG CTTCTCTGGGTGGTTCTGATCGGGCTCATCTTTGCTCTTCTCATTCAATCTCTTGCTGCAAATCTAGGTGTCACCACAG GCAAGCATCTGGCTGAGCATTGCAGAGACGAGTACCCAAGATTCGTGAACCACTGCTTATGGCTACTTGCCGAAGTTGCTGTGATTGCAGCTGATATCCCAGAAG TCATAGGAACAGCCTTCGCACTTAATATACTATTCCACCTACCAGTATGGGTTGGAGTTCTTCTCACAGGATCAAGCACACTCCTCCTTCTTGGCTTGCAAAGATATGGG GTGAGGAAGCTGGAGATGCTGATAGCGATGATGGTGTTCGCCATGGCCGCCTGCTATTTCGGTGAGCTAGCTTACGTCAAGCCCAAAGCCGGCGACGTCATTCGTGGTCTCTTCATCCCCCGACTGAAGGGCAGTGGCGCCACCGGAGCTGCCATTGCTCTCCTTGGCGCCCTCGTCATGCC CCACAATCTCTTCCTTCACTCGGCGCTTGTGCTGTCCAGAAAGGTGCCCAAGTCTGTGAACGGAATCAAC AGTGCGTGCAGGTACTTCCTGCTGGAAAGTGGGTTCGCCCTGTTCGTGGCGCTCCTCATTAACATCGCCGTTGTGTCGGTGACCGGAAGAATCTGCTCCTCCGACAACCTTTCCGGCGGCGACTCCGAAGCATGCAGTAACCTCACCCTCAATTCTGCTTCTTTCCTCTTGAAG AATGTGTTAGGAAAGTCAAGCTCGACAATATACGCCATTGCACTGTTGGCCTCTGGCCAAAGTTCAGCAATAACTGGGACATACGCGGGCCAATTCGTGATGCAG GGTTTCCTGAATCTTAAAATGAAAAGGTGGGCGAGAAATCTAATGACGAGGACCATTGCCATCACTCCTAGCTTGGTGGTCTCCATCATCGGTGGGTCCGCCGGCGCCGGAAAGTTGATCATCATCGCGTCG ATGATACTTTCCTTCGAGCTACCATTCGTCTTGATCCCGCTCCTCAAGTTCAGCAGCAGCGAGACCAAAATGGGTCCCTATAAAAACTCCATTTAT GTTATTATTATATCGTGGTTGTTGGGTCTGATGGTGATCGGAATCAATGTGTATTACCTGACGACGGGCTTCGTTGGGTGGATGGTCCACAGCACCCTGCCTAAGGCTGCCACCATCTGCATCAGCGTCCTCGTGTTTCCTCTAATGGCGGTTTACCTCCTGGCCGTTCTGTACTTGACATTCAGGAAGGACCGAGCTGTAACCTTCTTAGATGTAACGAAGAATGGGATTCCAGATCACTGCCAACTGGAGAAAGGACTGGCTGTTGATAATAATCGCACAGATGTTGCAGAAACAGATGAGGTCCCCTATAGAGAAGATCTTGCAGATATCCCCCTTTCTCGGTAG